The sequence GAACAATGCTCGTGCAAACAAAATGCAGCCTATAGTGTATACGACGTTGTCAATCTCCGCAACAATGACCATCAAAGATGGTTTGGAAATTGCCATTGTCGATCTTCAAGAAATTCACAACCCATCCAAGCCACCAGTAAACATGGAATTGTATGACTggagaagatgatgaagaaaagaagaagataacaCTACATGTGCTTCCaatgagaaattaaatggacacAAGGAGACAAGTATTATCCCCACGTCCTTAATTGGTACAAGCAGGAGCAGAGGGCTTTGCAGGCTAgcctagaccattgatctgatgaaccATAAAAAAACATTTATTTGATGGGACTACCCCACCCAATATTGGTTAGTAATAAATACAAATGGAACCGAGAGAAGGCCAGAGATAGAGCCCGTACAAATTGAATTGCTGGACCATGGTTGGGACTGGCTAGGTTCTACCAATCTGGGGATTTTTGGGGCAcagcccatccatggtggggcccttcATACCCAAAATCATGATCATCAACAAAAACAGAAAACCCAAGGATCCAGGGCAGATGGTCAGCTCAAGAATCATATAGTTGCAGGCTTCAAACAAACCAAATCCAAAACAAAACTATAAACAAATAAAACTCAAAATAAAACCCATTTACAGAATGTAGCGGCCCCAATGCTGCAGAGGGCCCATGGATCTGTGAATATCAAATTTCAAACAATTTTATACCAACCAATAAAAAACGGCTCAcatttttacattaaaaaaataatgacaaacaataataataatgataattagaACAACTCACTTCAACCTGGGGCCTTTTCAATCTGGGAAACTGATGATGTTCAAGATCTGAAGGAATCCAATCAAGTACCCCACGGACCATCAGAAGTGTCCAATGGTCCAGCCACAAATGTGAAGACAGATGGTGGTGGCCTGTATTCTATGTAGGACCCAGCTCCATGTGGCCATCTTCAGCGCTGATCTGACTAACTATTAAAATCAGATTGCACATGCTACAAGAACACCAGCAGAAAATGGAAAGACGTCCCGGATGCTCCAGAGTATTGAGGAACTCTATAATGACCTGCTGATTGCTGGAGAAAATCAGATGAATGGCCTGCAGCTCAAGAAACTGGAAAAGTATAATGTCCCATGTGCTCCAGAGGGTTACTGAAAATTGTAGATCTCCCCAGAATCAGTTTAAGAATTTCTTGAGAAAATCCGACAGCCCACCTCATCAAACATTATTGACCAGAGATCTGTAGAAAATCCGAGCGACTGGACCCGATGCTGAGCAACAATTATGATATCCCAGATGCTATTCTAACCTGAAGTGTCGATTTCCTTCCCATGGTCTTCACCCCGAATACTCTTCCTCAGCCTTCTCAACCATATCTCGTAATCCATTGGATATGGTGTCCCACAAAGGCTATCTACGTAATCGGCAAAGGCTTTCAGCACGGCTGAGATGTCCCCGAGCTTCTGCTGAATTACCCTTCTCGACCACGACATTTCCCTCCACTGCAATGCACCCTCAACCGAATCCAAATCTGGAAAAGCCCCACCTGTGGAAAAGTACAGCATGTAGATCAGGCTCTCTGCATCTGATGCCGAGCACAGCTTCCCTTCCTGAAGGGCATAGGTCGAAGAGAAATGAAGGTTCATAGCCGGTCGATCCCTGTCTTCCAAAACGGCATGCCCCCAGCCAATAACAACATAGTATGGATACTTTGTGCTAGAGCTCACGCGGATCACGTTCTCTGGGCGGATGTCACCATGTCGGATTCCAGCACTGGCAGCAGTTGACAGAGCAGTTAAGCAGTCATGGCAACACTTGAGAGCCTCATCCGACCCAAATAGTCCATCCCTCACCATATCAGCCACTGATTCTCCAACCGGAGAGGTAACAAGGACTGGGGTCCCACACCATGGATGGTCACAGTTGCTTTTCGAGCTAGGTTTCCGACACTGACCAGGGTGAATTATCCTGCCGGATGCGACTAACTGAGGAAGATACTTGCTAAAAAGACCCCTCTGTTTCATTACAGTTAGGATTTTAGTCTGCCTCTGGACCTGATACCATAGGCTCATATCCTCCCAAGCCGGTTCCAGATGAGAAGGATGAGATCCAATGTACAGCATTAGAGCTTTTCCGGGTTCTTCCACAGATGTTGCACTGTAAATCTGAAGCTCTCCGTCAGTCAGAACTTCATTGATCTGAAAACCCTTTTGCCAGTTTGAATCCTCGAGCCATAGAACTGATCCTACCTCCATCCTTAGTGTCTCTTCTGGCTCGATCTTGATGGATTCTTCCTGTACTTCAACAATTTCAGGAGAATGACTGCGCTGCTGGAATCGGAACAAACCATTTCCGTTCGCTCGAGTGTCCATCAACTGCCTCTCAGTTCTCCGGTTTTGGAGACGGATGCTGTGGTCAGAAGCTAAATCTTCGACCGTAAGCTTCGGCATTCCAGATAATTGAACGATGCAATGGAAGGTCGCTAGAAGAACCTGCAGAGCTCCAATATCTCCCCAGTTGGCATTCCCGAGCTTGTTCCAGATTCGATCGACGGGAGAGACTGTAATTTGGGAATGATTTTTAACCCATTCGGCAGCACAGTCATACACATTATTCACATCAAGCTCCAATTTATTCACATCTCCTTCAACTTTTACCACCCCGCCATACTGAGAATCAACAACTAGCACAAAAACGCAGTTGGAATTCTGAAGAACGCTAGATCTGCTGAGGCTTCTCGATAGTAGTATACGGACTGCGAAGAACAGAGCTTCCCCGAGGACAGAAAGAGAAGGTCGCCGGTCGCTCTCCATTGAAAGGCTCCCTACATCGGGCCTCAACAGTGCCAATTCAAGAATCTGGTCCCATTTCCCATGCGAGTGTTGGCGGCTCTTTTTCAACATTATAGCGGTCGCACAGAGCCCCCCAAGCTTCCCACTTGCAATCGCCTTCTCAGCGGAATAGAATTTTGAAACAGAATTATGATTGTGTAAGCAGGCAACAGAGAAAGGCATAGGCCCATCCTGACCCCAAAATGTCTCCCACAAGCCCTTCACACTCGCATGTAGGAAATCTTCGATGGCGAGAAATGCAGTTGCTTCGACAGCATCTGAGGTCGAGGCATAAACTGCACTAGGCATCCGTATCAGCTGCTCAAAGGAGACGCCTTCCAATGCATAATCGAATTTTTGAAGTTCTGTCAACTCAAATGGAACATCAAAGGCGGGGTTTTTACATGCTGAATTTTCTGATATTTCTGCAAACCATTCTTCAAGTTTTGCTGTCAAAATTTCGCTGTCCTCAAATTTCTTGAAGAACTCTTTACGGTTAGGAGATGATGAAACATGAGCCCTGCCCCCTGATGATACACTAGACCTTTTTGCTCCAGATCCTACCGATACACGATCAGGGGATCCCCCTGTCAAGAACAGGAACTGTTAATAATGCATGAAGTTTATGAAATAGCAACTAGCAACTCTTTTTTAAAATCTTACAGATCAAAACATAATGGAAAAATTCCATTAGGAATGGAACACGCAGCTTCTCTTCAACACAGTTCATGAGTTCCCAAATGCATAGAAACACAAGTCTAAAACTGTAAACATGACAACGGAAGCACAGGAAGAAAGGACATTTATATAGTTAAAGAGGAGCTTTGCTCAGCCCACTCACTtacaaggcagctcatgtacacgccacatGTTTGCCAGGTTGGCAAATTGGCAAGTGATCCAATCCAATCATTAGAGCGGTGGCCACTATGTAGACACTCTTtctcaagaatcaggttggtctaCTCATCATGTGGTTCACAGTCTATGAAACATATATATGGCTGACGAAGACTTGGCTGAAGTCTTTTTACCCATCAACTGCTTCTAATCGTGACCCACCTTCTAAATCGACCAGATTTATTTCCACATAAGAATATCCGCACGGTCAAATCCAccggatggatggcttagatattaTACCTGTATACGATGCTGGAACATGTGTTGGTGCGTGCATGAGCTTCCCTGTGCACGcacgtgggcttagcaaagctcagtAAAAGAGAATGAAAGCGATATACTAAGCAGTTCAGATAAACTCAGAAACTTAAAGAGCATGAGATATGTAGTTCAGGTCCTGTTCTTGATCGCTTAACAAGCAATATTGAAGCATGTTCAAGAAAGTGGTAAAATGGAAAGTGTGAAATGTAAAAATAAcgaaaaatagaagaagaagaagaaacttccAGAATGTGATGCTGCAAACACCTCCCAGTATGCCCAGATCAGTGAACTCATTTGACAATGACTATTTGACTCATGAACCCATGTTAGCCAAAGCCCAATTCCCACAGCTTACTGGCTACACTGCGTTTGGCCTAATATCCTTAGTTCATGGGTTGGACGTGGACTAGGCCTACTGCAACCCTAGTTTTAGAACAAACTGTGCCAATTAGGAGTGCAACTCGGGCGGATTAGGTCTGGTTGAGgattaacccaagcccaacctaacctcaagaggatccaactCAAATTCCAACCCAAGGTACCTAAACTGAACTCAACCAAAATTTCTCTATATTGGACCCGAGACAAGCTGACCAAACCCATCCTAACATGACCTGACCCTACCTAacccgacccaaatacatgtgattattccaacGCGACCTAACCTGAGCCTTTCCGATGATAAGAAAGATATCGGCATCTGGCATCTCCTGTGTTTGAATGAGGGGGACGAGGAAGAGCATGAGACTCCACCCCTAAATCCCCTAGCTAGTAGTCGAGTGCCTCAAGGGCCCTGGGCGAATCAGATTTAGCAGATCGAACTCTTTTCTTCTCCTACTGGTATCTCACTCTAACTTCAATCTTTCCTCTCTTGATCATTATCTTCTCCCTTTTGCTGCTTCCAACGTTTTCCCTTCTCTTATGCCATTTTATTCTATGTTGTTTGTATCAAATCTACATGAGGTTTTTGGTTAACAAAACGGAGCCTCAGCGAATTTAGTAATCTGAAGTCTACACCCAAGTTAGCTTCGCTTTTCTAAATAATGGCCCATAGTTTCACAGTATTTTactaagtatgcaactcttgcttcAAAATCTCATGACTTCCTATAGGCCTAATGTTCTAATATAGctttaaaaacaaataaatatctTCTTGTTTTCTGCTTCCACTTCCTATTGCTTTTAATAACTTTTAACCATCTGCATACTGCATGCAcagacaaatcaaaacattataaactCCATAATCCTTTCCCTTAAGCAAGAGTGAGTTTGGTAAAGGTAAATAACGTGGTATATTAAGTTTCTTTAACTTTCCAGATTTTATTATGGCAAGAAAGTGAAGAGGGTATGTCAGCAAATGCTCACTTGTCCCTGATCTTGGAGGTATAGTGCAGAGAAAAGAACATTAGTTATTAGGGAGGTGGTGGAAATTAATGCAATTGAGAACGATCACAAGAAGCACGTGATGAAGATGTGGATCCCAGACACCCAATTTGTGGATACTACCGCCCATTTGATGGGTTTCATGCATAGGGTTGTGTTTAGAGTTTTTAAGTAGATATGGATCCCATGTGTGGTTGTGGATTGATTCTTTGGAGAATTTATTTAGTAAAGATTTTGGGGGATCATTAGGAGGATCTTATCTCTTTTTAAGTCATTAGTATTTCCATTCTCGGATATTCTTAGGAGTCTTTATTCAATAAATATTTTGGAGATTTTTAATAGGATCTCGTTTATCATTACATCATTAGCAGTTACTATTTTGGGTGATTTATGCATGGAGAATATTTAGGAGAATCACACCAAGTCATTCTCagttttctattttaggattatcttttaagatttaaattttttttacttcTTGTTACCCTTTtcgaatttgaaatttaaatgtcAATCCTTGGGACATGATTTAGGTCTAAATTTAGTGAAGTCCATATTTGTAATCTCTTGGATCtttatcttttgtattttggtctATATAAGACATCTGAGGCATATGTATGAATTAACATTTTTTTGAGAGGTATGCATGAATTAACAATTATGTTGATGAAGACTaaataaaaaaagtataaattttGGGAAAAGATATTCTCTTTCAGAggaagaaaatccttaaaaaatcaACCTCTTCGAGTTGTGTGGTTTGTGAAAAAATCcaatcttctcttcctttttttcttctttctcatccaTCATACATCAGAAACATTGCATGTTCCTGCCTTTCAACCAAATTGGACCTAAAAGCTAACAAACAAACTTCATGATCCGCacaaaaggaagagaaaatggTGGGAAAACAAAAGCAAGAAACAAGGGAGTTGGAACTAGATACTGTGGAGAGTACTCCTTTGCAGATTCCATTTCTTGCTGGTCCGATCCTAACTAACAACATTTCGTCATATCTTCAACAAGAATGAGGCATGGAATTTCTCACAAAAACTCCCAGTGTTTCCCTTCAATATCCTAGTTCTGGAATTATTTATTTCATGATTTTATTGAATATGTGCTCCAGGAAAGTCCCTCAAGGGTCTTTCTACTACATATCTTTATTTTAGCAGCTTTGAAAGTATTCCACAGCCATGATGAATTGCAAACAGAATAACTCTTCTAACAGATGATAAAATTAGTATTTGTGTCCAAAATTTTGTCAGTTGGTCACCTTCTCTGcacttctttttaaaaaaaaaaaaaagtaacggCTTTCAttgaaggaggaaaaaaaaaagagacagtGACTGCCGAGATGgcagaaaaggaagaaaaagagagagagagagagagagagagagagagagagaaacagactACTGTCCTAGGAACATAAAATTGAAATCCTTGAGGGAAGAGATATTAGCAGCCCATTCAAAAATTAAATTCTTCACCCTGGATCCCACTACTTCGGCCGAAGACTGAGAGTTGTTGAAGCATCTGTTGTTCCTCTCACTCCAGACCGCCCACCAGATTGCTATGAAAGCCATTCTCCAAACACGCGATCTGATTTTCCCCAGCTTACAGCCGTGCCAGAGAGACAGCAGCTGACTAGCAGAGGCCGGCACACACCCGCTGACATTAAATCTAGACCAAAAATCTGCCCAAATCTGGGATATAAACGGACAGTGAACTAGGAGATGGTCGACAGATTCCTCGTTATCCATACGGCAGAGACAGATATTTGGAAGCTGCATGCCTTTCTTTTCAAGTTGTCAATCGTTAGAATCCGGTTTTTAGACGCCAGCCATGAGAAGCAGACGAACTTGGGGGGAACAGGGTACTTACAAATGAAAGGAGAGGCGAAAGAAAAGTAAGAAGGAGCTGGGGCAATTGCTGCATACAGAGATTCGACCTAGAATCGAGAATTTTTGTCCCTTTTCCAGATAATTCTGTCTTGCTCCATCTGGGTCGGATTAACACTAGAGAGGCACCCAAGTAACCCAGCATATTCATTGACCTCCCTTTCGTTAAGATTCCTGCGACAGGGAATGTCCCAAACAATACCTGCATTGGATAGGGAATAAAAACTGGCGATAGGAGCATCGTTAATGACAGCAAGGCGATATATATTTGGGAATCTGTCCTTCAGTCTCAAGTACCCCAACCAGCAGTCCTCTGCACTTCTTTTTTTGAATGGCGCAATAATTTAAATTACAATTTTcacatgttatttattattttaccTGGCACCAAACCACTCATCAAGTCAGTTCTCAAAAACCTAAAAGTCAAACATACCCCTCCACAAAACAACTCAAATAGACCGATCTCCCTTAATTCACACAGCGGAGGCCTTGCAAACAAAGTTCTCTAGAATGTGATACAGATAAGCAATTGCATACAGAAACCAAAACagggaaaatcctaaccctagcaTTCAATCCCATCAAATTttcagaaaaagaaagaaaaaaaaaggccgTAGGGTTTGCAAAATCCTTCCCTTCCAACCTAATTCCAGATTTCTGAAGGAAATCCAATAACAAGAAATTACAGAATCAGACACATATGGCATAAAAAGAAtcaaacaaaaaatttaaaaaaaaaaaaaaaaagcttagaaaataaaTTCGATTAATaagtaaaataaaaggaaagttCAAATGATTCACATAATATCTACAGAAATTTGACAGCTCAAACTATCCACCCCAACTGTAGCTTCCAGTCCAACCAGAATTCCCCAAAACTCAAAATCTAGAGGTTACAAGGTCCCGGCTTTCAAAACATCTAGGGTATGAAGGAAAAACTGAATTCAATCAAATCTTAAAGAACCAGTCCCATATTAAACAACTTAGgctattaaatcaaaatccatcaGCAAATGGAGATCCCAAAAGCATCTGCAAATAGACGTACAAAAATGATCCAAAGCAACTAAAAAAATTCCTTAGTAAGTACCAACTGAAATGCATTAGCTGGGCTGCATTTGGATGTATAATTGAAAGGGATTGCAGGAAGAATGAATCGAAATCTATCTCCAAATGGAGATAACAAATTTATGCAAACAGACTTCTAAAATAAAAAGTTGCTTAGATGCAATACAGACTGTTTAGTGAATATCAACTCAAGTGCAGCAACTGAGCTCCATTTGTATGCTCAACTGAAAAGAACTGCACTAAATTCAATTGAACAAAGTAGCAAGGCTAGACTGTTAGCCCCACTCCATTGTGACAGACTAGCCCCCAAATTGCAACAGGGATCCTTTCAGTTCAAAACTGAACTCCTGGAATTGCAATTTGGGATTTGATAGTTCTAATGAAAGAAATTGTTTCCATCACCGCTTGGACATTTCTAGTATTTGGAATCAGATTGTGAGCTTTAGCCCACAAATGCGCCATGAAGCTCTTCATGCTAACCTAAGTTCCAATCCCATCAGAATTTCAATGAAGAAAAAAGGACAAAAAATGGAATTGGTTTTTCAAAATCTAACATTTGTGAGCTAATTCCAACCTTCCAAACAAAAATTAATCTGAATAAAATTGAATCTAGATCTCCGAGCTTATAATTCGAATCGGATTATGCAATTTAGCTTCCAATGAAAAACTGATCCAAATAAAATTGAATCTAGATTTCTGAGCTAATATTTTGAATTGGATTATGCACTTTAGCCTACAAAAGCACCACGAAGCTCTTCATGCTAGCCTAAGCTTCCAATCTCATCAGAATTCCAGTACAACAAAGGAAAAGAGAATTGGGTTTTTGAAATCTAACATTTCCGAGCTAATTCCAATCTACCAAAGCATAACTTATCCAAACAAAATTCATATTTGGATCTCCaagcaattttcttttctttttttgaaaggtgatctCCAAGCTAATAATTTAAATCAGATTATGCGATTTAGCCTACAAATGTGGCAGGAACATGCTAATCTATACTTCTAATCCCATCAGAATGTCCAATAAaacaaggagaaaagaaagaaaaagaaaagcagaaCTGTGTTCTCAAAATATAACATTTCCAATATAATTCCTATCTTCCGAAGCAAAACTAATCCAAATAAAAATCAAACTAGATCTCCGAGGTTCTTCTACTACTTCTTTTTGAAGGTGAGATCTCCGAGCTAATAATTCGAACCAGATTGTGCAATTTAGCCTACAAATGCACCATTAAGCTCTTCATGCTAACCTAAGCTTCAATGTCATCAGAATTTTCAATAAAAAGAcggaaaaagagaaaggaaataaaaaaaaaaacagaactgGATTTCCAAAATCTAACATTTCCAAGCTTAATTTCAAAATTAATCCAAAATAAAAGTCAAACTAGATCTACACACTAATAATTTGAATCAGATTATGCGATTTAGCCAACAAACGTTTCATGATGCTCTTCATGCTAGCCTAAGCTTCCAATCCCATCATAATATCCAataaaatgaagggaaaaacagaATTGGGTTTTCCAAATTTAACATTCCCAGGCTAATTCCAATCTTCCAAAGCAAAACTAgtcccaaaataataataataataataacaacaacaaataataaataataaataataaatcaaaCTAGACCTCCAAGAAGCAATCCAAAAGCTTGAGCTGATCAGTCCACCTGAGCAAGGCATGTTTGATGAAAATCCGCCGGCGGCCTCACTTCAGTGGACCACCCTTTTTTTCTACTTTTGGCAATAGAATTGTAATTTAGTGGGAGTGTAAATCAGTGGCTATCTGGTAATAAATCATCTTCAACCcaataaacaaacaaaaaaaattgGAATTTGCTATTCGTACCCTCCTAATATTGTTACTTCAACTTCAACCCAACAAGGGTAATTTGGTCAATCAAAAGATCATGAAACACACTCACAGACAGAACTTACGACTAAATTACCCTTGTGGAGGGGTAGAAGTTACATCCTCCAAAaggccaaaaataaataaaatgaaattcgTCGAAGATCTTAAAAACAATAAATGAAAACAGAAATCAAATACAAAGCAatgaatgataataataagaagaaaccTGTAAGTCACCAAACAACCCAAAAACCCTAACTTCCAATTCCCATCAGAAATTCCCCAAAAAATCAAATTCTAGGGTTCTAAAAATCCAAATCCGAAAACTTTCCAAATCGAAACCGATCAGAATCCAAACCAAATCTCGCTAAATCAGAATATAAAAAGGAAAATTGAATTCAAAGATGTCAAAAATAGAAAGAGACAGGAAATCTGAGATGCAAATATTCAAGCTTCCCCAGCAAATCCGCGACCGAAATCCGAATCGAATCAAGTCAAATCAaatcccagagagagagagagagtgagagagagagattacgaTTAGGGTTTTGGGGGTTTTAATACCTTCCATTTGGggatttttttagggtttttctgCAGCCGTTGATCGTCTCCCGAGAGTGAAAAACATTCGCTCGCCTTCTgaagattttcttcttcttttgcagCGTCTTCGAGACGTAAACAACGAAAATACTCGGCCTTTTTATTCCGTCCTCGTCTTTTCTCAGCTCACTGCAACTGAGATTTTCAAGTATTATATCGATTCGGCTTTTATATCGTCATTTTATCGTTTCGAGTTTTATCGCAATAGATTGGCGAGATTATCGGATAGTTTACACTACAGCCGGCTGCATGCTGGACGTCGTGGATTCCCTACACCCGGGCTGCACGGGATTCATACAGGCctaagctctgtggggctcacattagtgtatttattatatccaatccgtccatccgtttcgccaGCTCAATTTAGGATAGGAATccaaaatgaggcggatccatagttcaagtggaccacatcacaggaaacaaaggAAACAAACACgtataccgttgaaactttcctgtcGTGATAAAGAcgcccactgtttactgtgggggtggtccacttgatttttcgATCCATCTAGTGTTTGGGCTGTTGTACTTAAATGAaccggcaaaacagatggacggagtggatataagacatacatcacaatgggccccacttagcttagGTATGCAGGAATCCAGGAATCCGGCGCCGCAGGCAATCCGTGGCCCTGCAcgctaggacgcggattgcgtactacccccgcccgtccctagctctgaacgggcggttctgtgggcgggcccaccgtgatgtatctctacatccacaccgtcaattctttttctcagattattttaaggtatgagcacaaaaatgaggcggatccaacgctcaattggtccacaccaaataataagcttagttgcattaaaatgcacaaagcattaaatgcaatagtcatctatggtgtggtccatttaaccgttggatctgcttcatttttgcttTTTTGGCTTAGAATAATCTAATAAAAGGGATAAACGGCTTGGATTTgcagataaatcacggtgggcccgcccacagaactgcccgttcggagctagggacgggcgggggtagtacgcaattcgCGTCCTGCACGCTAACTCAGCGTGCGCGAGACTCGAGTCAAGTACACGGAATATTAGCGTATGAAAAACTTAGgtgccccacaaatgtttcaacggtgagcattcactgtttctgtggtgtggcccacttgagttttggatctgattgtttttttggttcatgtcctaacatgatttggcaacccgatggacggtgcagatttcacacaaatatcacggtgggcccaggaagCGGTTTGGCTACTGACGCTGccatcagccaggtggctagtggtcggtgctatgtggaccccacaatgatgtgtgtgttttatccacaccgtccatgcattttgaaagataattttagggtttaatgacaaaaatgaggaagatctaaatctcaggtggaccacaccataggaaaacagtagtgattgaatgtccaccgttaaaaaatcctagggcccactgtaatggttatttgacatctaaccattaaaaacttggatgatgggaaaaatatatcagcttgatccaaaactttcgtggccccaagaagtttttaatggtgggcgttcaatgaacactgtgcggtccacttgaggtttggatcaatgtcatttttgggctcataccataaaatgatctggaagaatgggtggacggcatggatgaaacatacgcattatggtggggcccacagagcaccgaccactacccattggctagtggcagggtcagtagccaatccgtttcccaacgtAACTTCCAACTGCAGGAACTTCGCATGCAACCCCATAGCTTTGTGGGGCCAACTGCAGTGCTTGTgtgcatccactccatccaagtATCATAtgtaattccaaaaatgagacatacaAAATTGAAGTGGGCCATGCGTCCGTACACCATGTGGACGCCATAGGAGTTTTGGATTgggaatatttgtgttttccctgcagTAAGGTGGGAATCACCTTTTGGACGGATAGGATGGCattaa is a genomic window of Magnolia sinica isolate HGM2019 chromosome 15, MsV1, whole genome shotgun sequence containing:
- the LOC131227972 gene encoding uncharacterized protein LOC131227972 isoform X1; its protein translation is MRKKKKRKRRLDFFTNHTTRRGGSPDRVSVGSGAKRSSVSSGGRAHVSSSPNRKEFFKKFEDSEILTAKLEEWFAEISENSACKNPAFDVPFELTELQKFDYALEGVSFEQLIRMPSAVYASTSDAVEATAFLAIEDFLHASVKGLWETFWGQDGPMPFSVACLHNHNSVSKFYSAEKAIASGKLGGLCATAIMLKKSRQHSHGKWDQILELALLRPDVGSLSMESDRRPSLSVLGEALFFAVRILLSRSLSRSSVLQNSNCVFVLVVDSQYGGVVKVEGDVNKLELDVNNVYDCAAEWVKNHSQITVSPVDRIWNKLGNANWGDIGALQVLLATFHCIVQLSGMPKLTVEDLASDHSIRLQNRRTERQLMDTRANGNGLFRFQQRSHSPEIVEVQEESIKIEPEETLRMEVGSVLWLEDSNWQKGFQINEVLTDGELQIYSATSVEEPGKALMLYIGSHPSHLEPAWEDMSLWYQVQRQTKILTVMKQRGLFSKYLPQLVASGRIIHPGQCRKPSSKSNCDHPWCGTPVLVTSPVGESVADMVRDGLFGSDEALKCCHDCLTALSTAASAGIRHGDIRPENVIRVSSSTKYPYYVVIGWGHAVLEDRDRPAMNLHFSSTYALQEGKLCSASDAESLIYMLYFSTGGAFPDLDSVEGALQWREMSWSRRVIQQKLGDISAVLKAFADYVDSLCGTPYPMDYEIWLRRLRKSIRGEDHGKEIDTSG
- the LOC131227972 gene encoding uncharacterized protein LOC131227972 isoform X2; protein product: MEGGSPDRVSVGSGAKRSSVSSGGRAHVSSSPNRKEFFKKFEDSEILTAKLEEWFAEISENSACKNPAFDVPFELTELQKFDYALEGVSFEQLIRMPSAVYASTSDAVEATAFLAIEDFLHASVKGLWETFWGQDGPMPFSVACLHNHNSVSKFYSAEKAIASGKLGGLCATAIMLKKSRQHSHGKWDQILELALLRPDVGSLSMESDRRPSLSVLGEALFFAVRILLSRSLSRSSVLQNSNCVFVLVVDSQYGGVVKVEGDVNKLELDVNNVYDCAAEWVKNHSQITVSPVDRIWNKLGNANWGDIGALQVLLATFHCIVQLSGMPKLTVEDLASDHSIRLQNRRTERQLMDTRANGNGLFRFQQRSHSPEIVEVQEESIKIEPEETLRMEVGSVLWLEDSNWQKGFQINEVLTDGELQIYSATSVEEPGKALMLYIGSHPSHLEPAWEDMSLWYQVQRQTKILTVMKQRGLFSKYLPQLVASGRIIHPGQCRKPSSKSNCDHPWCGTPVLVTSPVGESVADMVRDGLFGSDEALKCCHDCLTALSTAASAGIRHGDIRPENVIRVSSSTKYPYYVVIGWGHAVLEDRDRPAMNLHFSSTYALQEGKLCSASDAESLIYMLYFSTGGAFPDLDSVEGALQWREMSWSRRVIQQKLGDISAVLKAFADYVDSLCGTPYPMDYEIWLRRLRKSIRGEDHGKEIDTSG